A part of Desulfomicrobium baculatum DSM 4028 genomic DNA contains:
- a CDS encoding glycosyltransferase family 2 protein — protein sequence MNALFWISLLTLAYAFAGYPLLVAILGRRRRSVPSGGELPSISVLLSVYNEERVIAAKIRNFLELDYPQDRIELLVVSDGSDDATEALVAQYASPQVRLLRQPSRGGKTRAINRAAREAAWDILVFTDANSMFRPDSMRKLIAPFALEDVGLVGGRSVYADKDGRETPGGLYRRYEEWIKEGESGLFSIVGADGAIYALRKELFEPLRPEYINDFLHPIQVVLRGKRAISEPSATVIEAGEESGGAELRRQTRIMAQSWLLCLRFSGDLLQAGRFGFLWQLVSHKILRWLTLPLLAVLGASAIAGAGSGVLQALVLFGLAALAVSAWAGFRGRGGISHAAWMFFILHWAAMLGLFRLAQGERFVTWNPRGN from the coding sequence ATGAACGCGCTGTTCTGGATCTCCCTGCTGACTCTTGCGTATGCCTTTGCCGGGTATCCGCTGCTTGTCGCCATCCTTGGCCGCAGGCGCAGGTCCGTGCCGTCCGGTGGCGAGCTTCCGAGCATCAGCGTGCTGCTCTCAGTCTATAACGAAGAGCGCGTCATCGCGGCCAAGATTCGCAATTTTCTGGAACTCGACTATCCGCAGGACCGCATTGAGCTTCTGGTGGTCTCGGACGGAAGCGATGACGCCACCGAGGCTCTGGTCGCGCAGTACGCCTCCCCGCAGGTCCGTCTGCTGCGGCAGCCATCGCGCGGGGGCAAGACCCGGGCCATCAACAGAGCTGCGAGGGAGGCCGCCTGGGATATTCTGGTTTTCACCGACGCCAACTCCATGTTCCGTCCTGACAGCATGCGTAAACTGATCGCGCCCTTTGCTCTCGAAGATGTCGGTTTGGTCGGCGGGCGCAGCGTGTATGCGGACAAGGATGGGCGCGAGACTCCGGGTGGCCTGTACCGCCGGTACGAGGAATGGATCAAGGAAGGCGAGAGCGGGCTTTTTTCCATCGTCGGCGCCGACGGCGCGATCTACGCCTTGCGCAAGGAACTTTTCGAACCCCTGCGCCCTGAATACATCAACGACTTTCTGCATCCCATCCAGGTCGTCCTGCGCGGCAAGCGCGCCATAAGCGAGCCTTCGGCCACGGTGATCGAGGCGGGGGAGGAAAGCGGCGGGGCGGAGCTGCGGCGGCAGACGCGCATCATGGCGCAGTCCTGGCTGCTTTGTCTGCGTTTCAGTGGCGATCTTTTGCAGGCTGGGCGCTTCGGATTTCTGTGGCAGCTTGTCTCGCACAAGATTTTGCGCTGGCTGACCCTGCCGCTGCTGGCCGTGCTGGGCGCGAGCGCCATCGCGGGTGCGGGCAGCGGGGTTTTGCAGGCCCTCGTCCTTTTCGGACTGGCGGCTCTGGCCGTGTCGGCCTGGGCGGGATTTCGGGGGCGGGGGGGCATTTCGCATGCGGCGTGGATGTTTTTCATCCTGCATTGGGCCGCGATGCTGGGTCTTTTCCGGCTTGCCCAAGGCGAGAGGTTCGTGACCTGGAATCCGAGGGGGAATTAA
- a CDS encoding DUF1624 domain-containing protein encodes MHGSTTVQASAPSRIESIDMVRGIAIMLMVVGHSYDYLSYEAAAVLGKASPLPLAMLNVNVTTVFVFFNRWFTHSGAPIFLFLAGVGAYLWAHKGGVQRSLGSFLIPRGLLLIALQLVRTVMQLFTSEYPASLDVLWSIGMSMILLSFFSKLPRNLLLLVSVAILAGHGLPVLYDFPGEDHVIWRIFMTADTFGFVGDTSIFNRFPVIPWFGMMLLGYATGHLFLLPLKERRNVFLFLGLSLFFVWVVLRGANVYGYQPLWQEYPETWKTVASFVNISKYPPSLYFSLVTLGTIFIFSFLIDYFSLRCQFLISIGSTSLFIYIVHLPLCKIIAVGLSKILNQMYWPISKNVYFSVPTSYFIALIAIICIYPISKYYLSIKQKYKKFKILSYL; translated from the coding sequence ATGCACGGTTCCACCACGGTTCAGGCATCCGCCCCTTCGCGCATCGAGTCCATCGACATGGTGCGCGGGATCGCCATCATGCTTATGGTCGTGGGGCACAGCTACGACTATCTTTCCTACGAAGCGGCCGCAGTCCTGGGCAAGGCCTCGCCGCTCCCGCTGGCCATGCTGAACGTCAACGTGACCACGGTCTTCGTTTTCTTCAATCGCTGGTTCACGCACAGCGGGGCGCCCATTTTTCTGTTTCTGGCCGGTGTCGGCGCTTATCTGTGGGCCCACAAGGGCGGAGTTCAGAGATCGCTGGGCAGCTTCCTGATCCCCAGAGGATTGCTGTTGATCGCGCTGCAGTTGGTAAGGACCGTCATGCAGCTCTTCACGTCGGAGTATCCGGCATCTCTCGATGTGCTGTGGAGCATCGGGATGTCCATGATCCTGCTGTCTTTTTTTTCCAAACTGCCCCGAAATCTGCTTCTTCTCGTGAGCGTGGCGATTTTGGCCGGACATGGACTGCCTGTCCTCTATGACTTCCCGGGTGAAGATCATGTGATTTGGCGGATATTCATGACCGCGGATACGTTTGGATTCGTTGGTGACACATCAATATTCAATCGTTTTCCTGTCATACCATGGTTTGGAATGATGCTTCTGGGGTATGCCACAGGACATTTGTTTCTCTTGCCCCTCAAGGAAAGAAGGAATGTTTTCCTTTTTTTGGGTTTGTCCCTCTTTTTTGTGTGGGTGGTGCTTCGCGGTGCAAATGTCTACGGGTATCAGCCTTTGTGGCAGGAATATCCTGAAACATGGAAGACGGTGGCATCCTTTGTAAATATTTCGAAGTACCCGCCTTCCTTGTATTTTTCACTTGTGACGCTGGGGACGATTTTTATTTTTTCCTTTTTGATCGATTATTTTTCCTTGCGGTGTCAGTTTTTAATAAGCATCGGGTCGACATCTCTTTTTATATATATAGTTCATCTTCCTTTATGCAAAATTATTGCTGTCGGATTATCAAAAATTTTAAATCAAATGTATTGGCCAATATCAAAAAACGTTTATTTTAGCGTGCCAACAAGTTATTTTATAGCTCTTATAGCAATAATATGTATTTATCCGATAAGTAAATATTATTTAAGCATTAAGCAAAAATATAAAAAATTTAAAATTTTGAGTTATTTATAG
- a CDS encoding lipopolysaccharide biosynthesis protein — MMRYLIRNSTLRLVSFGVGIVFALFVTPVIINAIGQAAYGVWALISATVANYLLLDFGLSQAVSKFVAAAIAREDQKEINRICSTGIALNVISCLLSCIITVVLLYFGKDHIPQGADFAQVQTYFAIYAGTFSLLFLFRTWNGVLAGEMRWTLLAFISMVKNVIVSLSVLIWISGENGLMFLSVVNGVGFLLEGVVYWIFARRGFSVSIRFRHVDWRLGGELFRFGLTSLVAQVGQAMRFRSQPYIIVKAIGAEGVAVFSIATQLISYFTNLIRSAFGIFIPHFSRLQAQHDHDGIRQSMLSALWLSYRVSAYVGLCLVFYGGEFVELWLGPEFRDVQLVLVPMAIGSIFSTSIIPAQEFLMGISQHRITAICNIGEGICVVFASIISMMYFGIVGVGWSFFVCSFIFRACLLPYYAFRQADAPLSSYIQLLGCVALTHVLPQWIFWISVRDYMGTGYLSLFAMSVMQGLVIIVVQYGLFRLDRRLVGFADAVRT; from the coding sequence ATGATGCGTTATCTCATACGCAACTCGACGTTGCGCCTGGTGTCCTTTGGGGTGGGGATAGTCTTTGCCCTGTTTGTGACGCCGGTCATAATAAATGCCATAGGCCAGGCCGCCTATGGTGTCTGGGCGCTGATCAGCGCCACTGTGGCCAACTATCTCCTGCTTGATTTCGGACTTTCCCAGGCGGTTTCCAAATTCGTGGCAGCGGCCATTGCCCGTGAAGACCAGAAGGAAATAAATCGCATTTGTTCCACTGGGATCGCGCTGAACGTCATATCGTGTCTTTTGTCATGCATTATTACAGTTGTGCTGCTTTATTTCGGCAAGGACCATATCCCGCAGGGCGCTGATTTTGCGCAAGTCCAGACGTATTTTGCCATCTATGCGGGCACATTCTCCCTGCTCTTCCTTTTTCGAACCTGGAACGGGGTGCTGGCGGGCGAGATGCGCTGGACCCTGTTGGCCTTCATTTCCATGGTCAAGAACGTGATCGTGAGCCTATCGGTCCTGATCTGGATATCCGGGGAAAACGGTCTGATGTTTCTGTCCGTGGTCAATGGCGTGGGTTTTCTTCTGGAAGGCGTGGTCTACTGGATTTTCGCCCGGCGCGGCTTTTCGGTCAGCATCCGCTTCAGGCATGTCGATTGGCGGCTGGGGGGAGAGCTTTTCCGGTTCGGGTTGACCTCCCTGGTGGCTCAGGTGGGACAGGCTATGCGCTTCAGGTCGCAGCCATACATCATCGTCAAGGCCATCGGCGCGGAAGGGGTTGCGGTTTTTTCCATAGCAACCCAATTGATTTCGTATTTTACCAATCTCATTCGTAGCGCGTTCGGGATATTCATTCCCCATTTCAGCCGTCTTCAGGCTCAACACGACCACGATGGGATTCGGCAATCCATGCTGAGCGCGTTGTGGCTCAGTTATCGGGTTTCGGCCTATGTCGGGCTTTGTCTTGTTTTCTACGGTGGAGAGTTTGTCGAGCTGTGGCTTGGTCCCGAATTTCGGGACGTGCAGCTTGTCCTTGTGCCCATGGCGATCGGGTCAATATTCTCTACAAGCATAATCCCGGCACAAGAATTTCTCATGGGCATTTCCCAGCATAGAATAACGGCGATTTGCAATATAGGAGAGGGTATTTGCGTAGTCTTCGCGTCAATTATCTCCATGATGTACTTTGGGATTGTTGGGGTCGGGTGGTCGTTTTTTGTCTGTTCTTTTATTTTTCGCGCATGCCTTCTTCCGTACTATGCGTTTCGGCAGGCTGATGCGCCTCTATCGAGTTATATACAGTTGCTCGGATGCGTCGCACTGACGCATGTCTTGCCTCAATGGATTTTCTGGATTTCGGTCAGGGATTACATGGGGACGGGATATCTTTCCTTGTTTGCGATGTCGGTCATGCAGGGACTGGTAATCATTGTGGTTCAATACGGGCTCTTCCGTCTGGATCGCAGGTTGGTCGGGTTCGCGGACGCGGTGCGGACATGA
- a CDS encoding DegT/DnrJ/EryC1/StrS family aminotransferase, with amino-acid sequence MSGPYLRMLPPSASPLRPADIAAGIRAWVTGQGAQSLRREIKRRFGARHVFFATSGRAGLSALLRAMRTLCPQRDQVLLPAFTSFSVPSAVVNAGLKVGLYDVSPRTLAPDMASLEKAMNRKTLCVVACHLFGYPLDLEPLRELCRVHGAALLDDAAQAMGARAGTELAGTMGDAGLFSLSRGKNITAVDGGIVLTDREDLADALKVMPELFTEGSRLRPVQSLGLALALMAMLHPRAYWLPASLPFLGIGASVFDPDFRLESLDALRAGIARSVLDRLDDLNAARRRTAATLHAGLQGVPGVRVVQPAAGTVPVYLRLPLLPLSGAWPGGVAPEAQALGVVRSYPLALHRIPGLAPFLVSVGEYPGASMLAANLLTLPTHGHVRGDDIRAIVRAFQDLPAKRCARVKEVAA; translated from the coding sequence ATGAGCGGTCCGTATTTGCGCATGCTGCCGCCGAGCGCCTCGCCGCTGCGTCCCGCCGATATCGCGGCCGGAATCAGGGCGTGGGTGACCGGCCAAGGGGCGCAGTCCCTGCGGCGCGAAATCAAACGGCGGTTCGGGGCGCGGCACGTCTTTTTCGCGACTTCCGGCCGGGCCGGGCTTTCCGCTTTGCTGCGGGCCATGCGCACGCTTTGCCCGCAACGGGACCAGGTGCTCCTGCCCGCCTTCACCTCCTTTTCCGTGCCGTCGGCCGTGGTCAATGCCGGGCTCAAGGTCGGTCTTTACGATGTCAGTCCCCGGACCCTGGCCCCGGACATGGCCAGCCTCGAAAAGGCCATGAACCGCAAGACCTTGTGCGTCGTGGCCTGTCATCTTTTCGGATATCCGCTGGATCTTGAGCCGCTGCGTGAACTGTGCCGCGTTCACGGCGCAGCCCTTTTGGACGACGCCGCGCAGGCCATGGGCGCGCGGGCCGGGACGGAACTGGCCGGGACCATGGGTGATGCGGGGCTTTTCAGCCTGAGCCGGGGCAAGAACATCACCGCCGTGGACGGAGGGATCGTCCTCACCGACCGCGAGGACCTGGCGGACGCGCTTAAGGTTATGCCTGAGCTTTTTACGGAGGGGAGTAGGCTCCGGCCCGTTCAAAGCCTGGGCCTAGCCCTGGCGCTCATGGCCATGCTTCACCCCCGGGCGTACTGGCTGCCCGCATCCCTGCCGTTTCTGGGGATCGGGGCCTCTGTTTTCGATCCGGATTTTCGCCTGGAATCTTTGGACGCACTGCGGGCAGGCATAGCCCGCAGCGTCCTGGACCGGCTGGACGACTTGAATGCCGCCCGCCGCAGGACTGCCGCCACCCTGCACGCAGGGTTGCAGGGGGTGCCTGGCGTGCGCGTCGTGCAGCCAGCCGCCGGGACCGTGCCGGTGTATCTGCGCCTGCCGCTTCTGCCCCTTTCAGGTGCCTGGCCGGGAGGAGTCGCGCCAGAGGCGCAGGCGCTCGGCGTAGTCCGTTCCTATCCCTTGGCCCTGCACCGCATCCCGGGGCTGGCGCCGTTTCTGGTCTCGGTCGGCGAATATCCCGGCGCCTCGATGCTGGCCGCAAATCTCCTGACCCTGCCCACCCATGGCCATGTGCGCGGTGACGACATCAGGGCCATTGTGCGGGCCTTCCAGGATCTGCCTGCAAAGAGATGCGCACGCGTCAAGGAGGTCGCGGCATGA
- a CDS encoding O-antigen ligase family protein yields MSKGAGRISAGFTYDPNDIALLFVTFMPVVLAEAMNGNMVRRGFYLGLGSMVLLGLVLTGSRGAIVAIGVQALYFVLTAKKFRLLALALVCAAGLVVVATAEQSLWDRFASLTAEGEAADYNLEGRSGRVQIWKNGLKIVADNPVLGVGIGMFGTAHFLLDGKIGLTAHNTYLQFAAELGLPGFILYLAMLCSAWQLITRHVEEDERTGARARWIALKVGIVGFGTASFFISAGYSSTLYYLLGLAAVMHFHHVGSSGAPVPQKVRSSAPLRYPPQSALQVRQQKVRL; encoded by the coding sequence ATGAGCAAGGGCGCCGGCAGGATTTCCGCCGGCTTTACGTACGACCCGAACGACATCGCGCTCCTGTTTGTCACGTTCATGCCTGTTGTTCTGGCCGAGGCCATGAATGGGAACATGGTCCGGCGCGGTTTCTATCTGGGGCTGGGCTCCATGGTCCTGCTCGGACTTGTCCTGACCGGCTCGCGTGGGGCGATCGTCGCGATTGGCGTTCAGGCCTTGTATTTCGTCCTGACCGCCAAAAAGTTCAGACTCCTGGCTTTGGCCCTTGTCTGTGCGGCCGGTCTCGTTGTCGTGGCGACTGCCGAGCAGTCGTTGTGGGATCGGTTTGCGAGTCTCACTGCGGAGGGCGAAGCCGCCGATTACAATCTTGAGGGCAGGTCCGGTCGCGTGCAGATTTGGAAAAACGGTCTGAAGATCGTGGCCGACAATCCGGTGCTTGGCGTGGGCATCGGAATGTTCGGGACCGCGCACTTTTTGCTTGATGGCAAGATCGGGCTCACGGCGCACAATACCTACCTTCAGTTTGCCGCTGAACTGGGGCTCCCCGGATTCATTCTGTATCTCGCCATGCTTTGCAGCGCCTGGCAGCTCATCACGCGGCATGTCGAGGAGGATGAACGCACCGGCGCCCGCGCGCGCTGGATTGCCTTGAAGGTCGGCATTGTCGGCTTCGGGACAGCGAGTTTCTTCATTTCCGCGGGGTATTCCTCGACGCTGTACTATCTGCTCGGTTTGGCAGCGGTCATGCATTTTCACCATGTCGGATCAAGCGGCGCGCCTGTACCGCAAAAAGTCCGCTCCAGCGCTCCGCTCAGATATCCTCCGCAGAGTGCACTGCAGGTGCGGCAGCAAAAGGTGCGCCTGTGA